TCAACAATTGCATGGGCCAGATCCTGCTGGCCCGGCGCATGGGCAAGACGCGCATCATCGCCGAGACCGGGGCCGGCCAGCACGGCGTCGCCACCGCCACCGTGGCCGCCCGCTTCGGCCTGCCCTGTACCATCTACATGGGCAAGACCGACATCGAGCGGCAAAGCCCCAATGTCTTCCGCATGAAGCTGCTGGGCGCCGAGGTGATCCCGGTGACCAGCGGTTCGCAGACCCTGAAGGACGCCATGAACGAGGCGTTGCGCGACTGGGTCACCCGCGTCGACGAGACCTTCTACATCATCGGCACGGTCGCCGGCCCTCACCCCTACCCGGCCATGGTGCGCGATTTCCAGGCGGTGATCGGCACCGAGGCCAAGGCCCAGATGTTCAAGGCGGAAGGCCGCCTGCCCGATACCCTGGTCGCCTGTGTCGGCGGCGGTTCCAATGCCATCGGCCTGTTCTATCCCTTCCTGGACGACAAGACGGTGGCAATCGATGCCGTCGAGGCCGCCGGCCACGGTATCGAGACCGGCAAGCACGCCGCCTCGCTGGCCGCCGGGCGGCCGGGCGTGCTGCACGGCAACCGCACCTATCTGCTGCAGGACGACGACGGCCAGATCATCGAGGCGCATTCGATCTCGGCCGGGCTCGACTATCCCGGCATCGGCCCGGAACATTCCTGGTTGCACGACATCGGCCGGGTGAATTTCGTCTCGGCCACCGACATGGAGGCGCTGGACGCCTTCCAGCTCTGCGCCAAGCTCGAAGGCATCATCCCGGCGCTGGAATCGGCCCATGCCCTGGCCCATGTCGGCCGCATCGCGCCCAAGCTGCCCAAGGACCACATCATCCTGGTCAACCTGAGCGGCCGGGGCGACAAGGACATCTTCACCGTCGCCAGCGCGCTTGGAGCGAAATTGTGACCGTCGCCCGTATCGATGCCCGTTTCGCTGCCCTGAAGGACGAAGGCCGCCCCGGCCTGGTGGTGTTCGTGACCGCCGGCGACCCGGACCTGGAAACCTCGCTGGAGGTGATCAAGGCCCTGCCCGCGGCAGGGGCCGACGTGATCGAGATCGGCATGCCCTTCACCGATCCCATGGCCGACGGCCCGGCGATCCAGGCCAGCGGCCTGCGGGCCCTGGGCGGCGGGCAGACCCTGCGCAAGACGCTGGACCTGGTGCGGCGTTTCCGCGAGGGCGACAAGGCCACGCCGATCATCCTGATGGGCTACTACAACCCGATCTATTCCTATGGCGTGCCGAAGTTCCTGGCCGATGCCAACGCCGCCGGCATCGACGGGCTGATCGTGGTCGACCTGCCGGCCGAGGAAGACGACGAGTTGTGCCTGCCGGCGCTGGCGGCAGAGATCGCCTTCATCCGCCTGGCGACGCCCACCACCGACGACAAGCGCCTGCCCACGGTGCTGACCAATACCAGCGGCTTCGTCTACTACGTCTCGATCACCGGCATCACCGGCGCGGCCAGCCCCGATGCCACCAAGGTGGGGGCCGCGGTCGCGCGCATCCGCCGCCATACCGACCTGCCGATCGCGGTGG
This DNA window, taken from Oleomonas cavernae, encodes the following:
- the trpA gene encoding tryptophan synthase subunit alpha; translated protein: MTVARIDARFAALKDEGRPGLVVFVTAGDPDLETSLEVIKALPAAGADVIEIGMPFTDPMADGPAIQASGLRALGGGQTLRKTLDLVRRFREGDKATPIILMGYYNPIYSYGVPKFLADANAAGIDGLIVVDLPAEEDDELCLPALAAEIAFIRLATPTTDDKRLPTVLTNTSGFVYYVSITGITGAASPDATKVGAAVARIRRHTDLPIAVGFGINSPEQAAAIVEYADAAVVGSAVVSLIGKAAAEGVSGAPVAARVSEFVARLAAGVRGVKRNAA
- the trpB gene encoding tryptophan synthase subunit beta; the protein is MAKAPLTTPNSYREGPDEQGHFGIYGGRYVAETLMPLILDLEKAYETARHDPAFRSELDYFLEHYVGRPSPLYFAQRLTEHFGGAKIYLKREELNHTGAHKINNCMGQILLARRMGKTRIIAETGAGQHGVATATVAARFGLPCTIYMGKTDIERQSPNVFRMKLLGAEVIPVTSGSQTLKDAMNEALRDWVTRVDETFYIIGTVAGPHPYPAMVRDFQAVIGTEAKAQMFKAEGRLPDTLVACVGGGSNAIGLFYPFLDDKTVAIDAVEAAGHGIETGKHAASLAAGRPGVLHGNRTYLLQDDDGQIIEAHSISAGLDYPGIGPEHSWLHDIGRVNFVSATDMEALDAFQLCAKLEGIIPALESAHALAHVGRIAPKLPKDHIILVNLSGRGDKDIFTVASALGAKL